The following DNA comes from Oceanispirochaeta sp..
AATTGTTTAAAGTACATACTTTTTACCGCTTCATAATATTATAGCTTCCTTTTGCAATTTTTTGTAGATTATTGCAATTTGGAACCATCTGTGGTTTTAGAAAGTCTCCTCTTTCAAAAGCAGGGCTGCAGGTCATTCTCTGTAGGCACACCCTGTTCATCGGGGGGGGGAGATGTGATCCCCGACTATATAAACCGGGACTTCTGAAAGGATGGTAAACATCCCTTCAGATCAGATTCTACAATAGCGGGATAGTCTGCTCTTTCCCACCATGAGAAGCCGACAGATAAGCCGAATAGACAGTTGCAATCGTATCGGAAGCAAGCTTGCTTCCTGATTCTGGTGCTGTACCCTCAACCACATTATTATAGAAATGCTCCATTTCATTCTGATATCCGGTAAACCAGTCTTCATCAGGAGAGGTATTGGCCCAGCCCTCTTTTGTTCCTATCTTCTCGACAACATAGATGTCATCAAATTGTTCACCCTTGGGATTGAAAGTCTGCAGGGCCGTATTGGGATTAATATTTATCACGGCTCTATGATTGGAGGCATTCACCTCCATATGATTGTGAACCCCTCCTAAAATAATCTCTGAAGCAAATATATCCGCAATCGAACCATCAGAGAAAATCACATGAAGAGCACCGAAATCTTCAATATCTTTATAACCGCTGCGCAGGAAGCCGTCATCCTGATAGGAATTCATTCTGGTCAGAGAGTGGGTCCGGGCGGTCACCGAAGCGGGTCTGATATCGATCCCTTTAACCCGGCCTTCCACCGATTTCAGGTACAAGGCGGCAGTCAGAGGATGCACCGATTTGCCCATGATGGATCCTCCCCCGGAAAAG
Coding sequences within:
- a CDS encoding Gfo/Idh/MocA family oxidoreductase, producing the protein MEKKRIKAGILGSGFAASFHTEALKRVYGVHVEIAGVYSPHPERCQNFGKERRIPVCTSEEELFSVCDVVHICTPPASHEALAVRGLNRGRHVIIEKPFTGYFGKGESGFSGDSFDRASGLIQAQASIQRILEAEKSSAGTIFYAENWVYAPAIQKEREVLEKTKGQILWIQGQEGHSGSHSPTYGDWSFSGGGSIMGKSVHPLTAALYLKSVEGRVKGIDIRPASVTARTHSLTRMNSYQDDGFLRSGYKDIEDFGALHVIFSDGSIADIFASEIILGGVHNHMEVNASNHRAVININPNTALQTFNPKGEQFDDIYVVEKIGTKEGWANTSPDEDWFTGYQNEMEHFYNNVVEGTAPESGSKLASDTIATVYSAYLSASHGGKEQTIPLL